A DNA window from Parabacteroides johnsonii DSM 18315 contains the following coding sequences:
- a CDS encoding cofactor-independent phosphoglycerate mutase, whose protein sequence is MKSIIILGDGMADEPIEALGGKTPMQYADTPYMDKLAEIGVTGRMKTVADGFHPGSEVANMAVLGYDLPTVYEGRGVLEAASIGYDLKPGEMAMRCNLICVEGDILKNHSSGHITTEEADELIRFLNEQLGSDRVHFHTGVSYRHLLVVKGGNKRLDCTPPHDVPLHPFLPLMIKPEIPEAQETADLLNDLILKSQEILKDHPVNLRRIAVGKDPANSIWPWSPGYRPAMQTMQEMYGFKQGSVISAVDLIRGIGVYAGLKVIDVEGATGLYDTNYEGKARAALEALKTNDFVYLHVEASDEAGHEGDIDLKIRTIENLDKRAIGIIFEELQKWDEPVAIAVLPDHPTPCAIRTHTNTPVPFLIYKPGQAPDSVTRFDEFSVLKGKYGILEKNEFIKELL, encoded by the coding sequence TATATGGACAAACTGGCCGAAATAGGCGTTACCGGACGCATGAAGACCGTTGCCGACGGTTTCCATCCGGGAAGCGAAGTAGCAAACATGGCAGTACTGGGCTACGACCTCCCGACCGTCTACGAAGGACGGGGCGTGCTGGAAGCGGCCAGTATCGGATATGACCTGAAACCGGGTGAAATGGCCATGCGATGCAACTTGATCTGCGTGGAGGGCGATATCCTGAAGAACCATTCATCCGGCCATATCACCACGGAGGAAGCAGACGAGCTGATCCGCTTCCTGAATGAGCAGTTAGGGTCTGACCGCGTACATTTCCATACCGGTGTGTCTTACCGCCACCTGTTAGTAGTGAAAGGAGGCAACAAACGCCTGGATTGCACTCCCCCGCACGATGTGCCTCTCCATCCTTTCCTCCCCCTGATGATCAAACCGGAAATTCCCGAAGCACAGGAAACGGCCGATCTGCTGAATGACCTGATCCTGAAATCGCAGGAGATACTGAAAGATCACCCCGTCAACCTCCGGCGCATTGCTGTCGGCAAAGACCCGGCAAACAGCATATGGCCCTGGTCGCCAGGATATCGTCCGGCTATGCAGACCATGCAGGAAATGTATGGCTTCAAGCAAGGTTCCGTCATCTCGGCCGTCGATCTGATACGGGGCATAGGTGTTTATGCCGGCCTGAAAGTAATCGATGTGGAAGGGGCTACCGGACTTTACGATACAAACTACGAAGGGAAGGCGCGTGCCGCCCTGGAAGCACTGAAAACAAATGACTTCGTCTATCTTCATGTTGAAGCCAGCGACGAAGCCGGACACGAAGGAGATATCGATCTGAAAATCCGGACTATCGAGAATTTGGACAAACGGGCCATCGGCATCATCTTCGAAGAGTTGCAGAAATGGGATGAACCGGTAGCGATTGCCGTCCTGCCCGACCATCCGACTCCTTGTGCCATCCGCACGCATACAAACACTCCCGTCCCTTTCCTGATCTATAAGCCGGGACAGGCCCCTGACAGTGTGACACGTTTCGACGAGTTCTCTGTACTGAAAGGGAAATATGGCATTTTAGAAAAAAACGAATTTATAAAAGAATTATTATGA